TGTTTTCTACAAGTTGAAAAATATATTATTAAGAAATGAATTAAGTGATTACATTCTTCCTAGTCATATAATATGAATATTTAACATATACATTTTCATACTCATTTATTTAGCATTATTTTTATTGTTTGAATGCTAAAGCATGTCTGAAGAATATGATCCGTGAACAAGAAAATGCCTTCCAACAGCCAACGAATAAAGAGGATCAATCTGATCTAGACATACTTTTCAAGTACTTTATAAGATGTGATGCATGTTCATGGAGCACCGCCTTTTATGAAGCGTCTGGAAATATTCAGCTAAATACTGCAAAATTACTTTGCCCGACATGTTTCAAAAAGGAAGTAAGATGGTGGAAAGTCCCATTCTAAATATTTTCTAAATAGATTTTTGAATACTGTACACAATATCACAATAAAAGCTGTTTTCAAGGCACAATATACAATTTGTATCTTTGGAGGAAAAATAATATATCATAATGGTAATTCAGATCGGAATTGCTGAAAGACTATCAATGTTCAGATAGCAACGCTTAACACTGAGCATGCACAATGTACACGATGAATCTCAAGGGAAGAAAAGGGGATAGAAATTCCATGGTTACATGTAATTTATGCCATGGCGGATTAAGTATATGGACAGAAGCAGATCTAAAAATGCATGACAAAATATGGCATCAGAAAAACTCAATCAATTATTTTATTAGGCACAAAAAAGTTAATTAAACTGGATTAATTTTTTTCTTATGGTTTAAAGAACCTTTTACAAAATTATCAACTTAATGATCCTGGTTTGATGTCCTAAACATATAGAAAGGATATGGTATTCAAATTTAATGGAACTTTAAAAATCTATCTTATCTTGTCTATAGGACCTGGCTGGGAATATTGTCCATATTGATTGTAGAAAATCGAATACATACACGTACTTTTGTTATTATCCTATCTATCTCTTTTTTTGGGAAAAACACTTTCATTTAATTAAAGTTTAGGTAACAAAGACATGAATTTCTAGATAAAGGTGATGATAAGACCTGCGGAGTAATAAAGGCATCAATAGGTGTCTCGTAACCCTCCATGTTTTTGTATTGTGATATACAAGTCACTACTGACTCTATCATCACAATACTTATCACATGAATGTAGCCTTTATTACTCCACACTGGTAGGTATTCGTTCAATTGAAAGAGTGATCCTCTTCATGAATTGGTAGGTATATAACAGAAGATTCATCGGTTATTTATAGATTGCCAATAATCTCCAATCTGACACTCTAATTTTCCAATAACAATAACAATATTAAGACTATTCGCCTTACCCAGAAATCCACCCTAGGAAAGGGTGCGAGAATGCTTATGGACTATTCTGTGCTCAAATCACTTGACTATTCTTGACATGGATGAATTATGCATAAATTGAGGATCAGATCGAGTACCATAAATGGGTAACTTACCAAAATGATTATCTACACTTTCTGGATCTATATTTATGATTATTACATTGTCATTTGATTTTTGTAAAGTAGTAGGAATATCTGTTGCGGGCCCAGCTTGCAAACTTATTGTTGACGTCCCGTTATAAAGCGTAGAGTTGTTGTCTGGATGAGACACATTTAAGAAAACAAAATCTGTCATAGTATGTGTATGCCTTGTTGTACCATCAGATTTTACCATTTCAATCGCAGCATTAAAAACATCTGAAGATTGATAATTCTGAATGGAAGTATCATTTGATATGTTTAATCTCCAACTTCCATTCATAATCCAATTAACAGCACCACTTTCATTTTCTGAAAGTCCAGAATTGGACCAAAAACAAACTGGTCATCAATAAATTGAGGGGGAATAGCCATTACAGGATTTGAGATGGATCCAATATAAACAAAATTAGAAAATATGATAGCAGAAAATAATAATGTTAATGCTTTAAAATTCTGCATATACAATAAGGAAATTCATAGGTAATAATTACGACTTATTTTATGCAAGTAGATGCAAATAATTGTGATCATCCAATATTGTCAATCTTTTTTGTTCTAAATCCAGACAAACAATACAGACTAGTAGTATTGTATGGTCTTGAGGGAACCATTATTCCAAAACGTGTAATAGAATCTACAGCACTATTCATTCTCTCTCTTAACTTATGGGTAAGAAACTCTATTACAAAGCCTAAATTCATAAATCATTCTTAAAGTATTGAAGTTAATTCATTTAAACTCTAAGAACTTTGCAAGATACTTGACTATGTAATTCAAGGTAATGCGTACATCGATTCTATGCGACATATACAATGAGCCTAGAACAAAGTTTAAAATGGTATCTTTTTAATTTGAGTTATTCAATTTGTCAACAAAGGCATTTACACCTAGAATAAGATTAGAACACGTCATCGCATTTAGTGATGCAGTATTTGCATTCGCTATAACCTTAATGGCCTTAACAATCGATATCCCTGGACTTAGTTCCAACCTTACTGAAACACAACTAGTTGAAAGTTTATTTGAAATGTCTTCCCAAGTAGAAAGCTACGTTCTTAGTTTCTTCATTATTGCCCTTTTCTGGGTTTCATATCATCAGGTATTCAATCACATTAAGGATTCGTACCTCTCTATGGTTTATCTAAACTTACTTTTTCTGCTCCTAATAACACTTTTATCAATCTCCACATCTTTGGTCATAAATTTTGATTCATATCGGGTCGCATATTTGATTTATTATGGAGTAGTGATTGCAGCAAGTACATTACTTGTTGTAATTTGGTGGTATGCAATAAGGATTAACGCCGTGGGAGAAAACCTTCATCCCCTGTTCAAGAAAGGCTTGTTTACCCAATTGTTAATTCTTCCTCTAGTATTTCTATTATCCATTGTAGTATCATTTATTAACTTAAATGTCGCACAATATTTTTGGTTGATCATAATTCCCTTAAGTATTTATATTAGACACAAATTCAAACACTAACAGTTTTGTCCTTGGTATTGCCTTTTGATACTATGATTGATAGCAATAAATATTGTTATCAAAATCCGCATAGACTATTTCTACATATCCAATTGCCGTTATACAAGAATATACGAAAATAACGGTTCTTCCTTCTGAATTAAGAGTAATAAAACAATAAAACAATATCTGTTATTAAGTGGATTTTGAGCTCAATATTTGAACTTAGTTCTTATTTTACAACTTTTCTTGCTTGATTCGGTACTAGTCTTATTATAATATGTGCCAACTCAGTACGCGTCAAGAAAGGTTTCTCTACATTTGATGTATTTATGAGATATTCGACGGGTTGGAAATTAATGAGGGTGTATCTACTCTTACAAGTCTTTGTGATTTGATATACTTTTTTAACTGTCGGGGGGAATATATGGTATCTATAGTTATTTGATAAAAATGTATTTAAGATCAGTGCAATCAGATAAAATAGATATTTAGTAACTTTTAACAATCTATGTTAAAATGGACATGAGGACAAAGTAAGGATAAGAATTTTATCCTTATTCAAAAAACATCATAAGAAAAAGTTTTTAGTCCCCTATAATACAACCTACCACATTAGGTGCAAATACAGTTTAACATATACGGTCTTAGTTCAATTGCAGTTGTATCGTTCATCTTGTTATTGTCATTTGTGAGCAACGATTTTTTACATAATGTTGCTATGGCTTTGTCACCCACTTTTGAACTTCAAGAACTAATAAATGAAAATCGTGACTGGGTTCAAACGTATGGCAACAGTAATGCTTATCTAAAATCAAGCTACACTGACATACTGGCAGTCAATTATGTTAGCGACGGACAGGTTTTAAATACTACTATTTGGTTGTATTCTGGTTTTGGCAATTATTCTTCTACTTTTAATTCTACTGATAATCAATCCCCTAGAAAATTAAGCTATGGAATGCTTATTGATGCAGACGCCAACACAAAAACAGGATATAATGGTGCAGATTATGATTTTTATATAGAATCAATGGCAGGAAAATTAAGTGGATATCTTTACCAATTGTCCTCGACCGGTGGTTATATGTTAATCGGATCCAAAACTAACTTTACTCAGTCCCATACCGAATCATCTGTAGGTCCTGGTTATGTTAGGTTAAACTTGGATCTGAGTTCTATAAATTCACCCAGTGAATACAATTTATTGTTCTACTCAGCAGAGTCAATCGGATCCGATGAAGTTAGACAATTTACTAATTGGGTGACCATACCTCCTCCTAATCTGGAAATTTCCACTTCACCAAGTGACATATCTATTAGGCAAGGTGAAGAACAGTTAATTCCAGCTCGGATAAAATCCACTTCTGGTTTTTCTAATGATGTTATTAATATAACTTTGGGTGGTATTAGCAGTTTTAACAGCAAAATTGACGATTACAATATTCGATCCGGTTTTAACTCAAGTGAACTTCATGTAACTATTCAAAGGAATCAACCTCCTTTGATTAAAATAGGTGTTCCTCAACAAACTCCTGTTGGCATTTACACGATCCCTTTGGTCGTTACAATAAGGGAGCCATCGATGGCCACAACAACAAAACCAACATTTACCGCTCCTCAAGGTGGGACGATAGATCCAAAGTTTGAATTATCCAAAAAGTTTCCAACTGTAGGTTATTTAACAAAGCCTGTAAACTTGACAGTAACAGTAATTCCACCCAAGGGTATCGATGATCAATTTAAAGATTTTTGGGGAACATATGGACAGTTCATTGGAATTTTTGCAGGTGCGTTTGTAGGTGCATTTGCTAGACAAATGTTTGATAGAGCAAAGAGAAAAAAAGAAAATGAGTGATTTATCAAAGTGGGTATAGGGTAGAAAAAGTTACCATTAAAACCAAAGGATTTCTTGTTGGTAATCTCATAAGGTTAATTCTTCATCATGGGTCACTGCTTAGTATCCAATATTAACAAAGTTAGTTGAAATACCTGGTTCATCCAACTATCAATAAATCATGTTCTGGCGGTGTTCCTGCGATACCTCCGGGATTCCTATTCAATTTACATATAGTCGTCCATTCTAACTTTCATCCTATCATAGATCGTAACTGAAACATGTGGGGTTTAACCGGTATCCGTACGCATTCGCTGTCTTAAACTCCTTTTATAACTCCAACCTAGCTCGAATGTTGCCCTGCCAATCTTAAAATTGCCCAAGTTTCCTTATTCAAAGTTTATTACATTATCAGAGTCAATATTTTTGGTTGACATTATTCCTTTCAAAAGAAAATGGGATAATTTGATTATAATCAATATATCAAAATAATTTTGCAAGATTATTACTCCTTATTTATTATTCTGTACAGACTGTTTAAAGTCTACTCAATTGTTTTTCAATCCCGGCTAAAATCCTCGTCACCTATGATATACAATCCAGGAATCAAAGACAGTGAACCATATTCAAAATTGCTTTGAGGTACAGCATGATGTTGGATGTTGGATGTATGTGATGTTTGGAAACCCCTATCTCCTTTAAATAAATTTCATTTTCTAGCAATGTCTCCTCTTATTTGTCCATAAATGAACAAACTTTTTTATTTCCTGAAATGCTATTTTTAGATCATTGCACTAGAATTAATTCTAAATAAATTCTCGAAATGAGCAATACATCCTGCTTCAGATTCTTGAATAATATTAGAGGGACTGAAATTTCAGTTCTAAACTATGCATTTGTAGGCCTCAGATTCAGGCAAGTGAAGGTATTCCCCAATCACGTTTAGAACAGTCTTTCATTCCACAACTATGATGGATCTGTTTTGAGAGATAAGATGTTTACTTTGTGTTGTAATTCAGCTCTCCTGTGCTCAAGGGTTGGTATATCTTGAACATATTTACAAAATTCGACTAATTCTTCAATAGTAATTTCACCACTTTTGAGTGAATCTATAATTTGCAGTATGCGAGGTAAATAGTCCTTATAGTTTGTATAAATTGTTTCAACGGACCTCATTTCTTGAAGGCTCAAATACTGTGAGTAAATTCTCCTTATATCTTCATAATTTAGATCCAATTTAATAGCTACTTGAGTTGGTGATTTTCCCTTTAGCAACAAACTATATGCTTTGGAGGTAATAGGTTTAGTATAAAAGACTGTCTTTTCTCCTGTATATTCTTTAATTATTTTTCCAATATCCCTTGGAGATATTCTTACCATTTTTGCTATTTCTTTGTAAGTTTTTTCGTCTTTGTACAACTTAATCACTAGTTCTTTTTTTTCACTTTTTGTGAGTATTTTCATGATTGGTCTAATATGCAACTAAAATGCATAAAAGACTGATATCAGAAATTATCATTATTATCAAATTATTTCTTTGCTTTCACAAGGTTTGCAAGGTATAACCATTAAGAATGATTATTTTCACTTCACTTTAAAGCATTTTAGCATATGAAAACTTGACATGCACTGATTCTAAAATACTCTGATAATTGATCAATAAATCTCTCTTTTACAAGAAAGCATCTATTAACATAACCAAGAAAAGATATATCGCTAGAAAATACAAAAATTACATTTGATTTCCTGTATTAGGCATCGTTTGATTTTCTTTCCAATTTTTTATCATGCTTCCGGTATTGGCTAAGATGGACGTAAATTCTTTTATAATTCTTAATCAGACACTTGATTTTCAATGCAACGATGAATAAAAGATACTCTACCAAATGCAGATTTTCTGTGAGGCTATAGTGCATGGGTCTACATCAGTTGAATCCTATTAATGTCAATAATAGACTTCGATGATTGAACTAGATTAGTTATATACTTTTTTGTACACATTAGACGTAACATTGATCCATCAAATTCTAAGGAATATGGTCCATTGTTTTGGGATTTTGACACTTTTATTAATTTTAACAAATTTACAATTCCCATTTGCACGGCAGATCCCTTTGTGTTCATTTGATGGAAAAAATCATCGTATGAAGGTGGAGCGGGTCAGTGGACAAGTACCTGTTAATAATGCGACTAACTTAGAATTACTAATTATCTCTCCAAATATGAGGGGTCAGAAAAGTGCGGAAGCAGATGCCACACAACCAATTATAGGACTTGAAAATTCATTAAAAACATACAATTTGACTGAGAATAAGACTCTTGATTCAGAATTGGGACCTGCATTGTTTTTTCTTATACATGCGTATAGAGGGATTGAGTCATGATTTCAATGAAATCTTTTGTCTCTTTTTCTCTAATTATTGCTATACTTTATACATTATCGTTTGTATCGCCTATAGCTCTAGCACAAGAAGAACAGGATGACACCTTTTCTTCTGATGCATCAACCGAATCAGTAACTTCTACCTATGACGCAGTTTTAAAAGCTGTGCTAGTTATTTCACAGGTTGCACTTATTGGATTAATATTTAATCATCTCATCTTACAAAGATGTTTTCGTAACAATAAAAAAGCTCAAGAAAATAATATTAGACAATTCGTTTCTACCTCTTCCTCTCATACATCCAGGAAGTTGACCCTCCTTCTTCTGATTTGCTGTATTTCAATTATCGTGTTTTCTTCGGGAATCATCATACTTTCATCCTATGAATTGGCACAGAACTTGGAACTTGATATACCATCAGCATTTTGGATTATTTATTCAACCCCTGTTGGAGATGTTTGGATGATGAGGATTGTTACTTCTGCTGCAATAGTTGGCATCCTAATAATACATCTCATCATGATAAGAAGAAATATCAACAAGAAAAAAAGATTGAATCAAGAGCAAGGCCAAGACCCGAACCAAATTACATTTATCTACGGTAAATTGACTCAGATACTTTTGATTTCCATAGTTGTATTGAGCTCATTCAATCTTTATTCTAATAGTATGGTAAGTCATAGTAACTCATTGGATTCTTTTTCATCTTTGGCGGTTTCGGTAGATTGGATTCATTTCATGTCTGTGTCTATTTGGATAGGTGGATTATTCTACCTTACTGTTTTTTTTACAAAGAGGAATTTTATTACTATGGATCAGATCAATAGTATTGATACAAATGGTGTATCTCCTAGCTCAGATAAGAGAATTTTAGAACAAATGACTCAGAGTTTGATGTATTTCTCTTTTATCGCTGTTACTGCTATCAGTGTAATAGGTATAACCGGATTGTACTTGGCCTTTGTACACTTGCAAAATTTATCATCCTTGATTACTTCCGTTTACGGCTTAATACTTATAGTAAAACTTTCTTTGGCTTTTCCAATGATATTTATCGGTCGTTATAACCAAGTCAAGATATACAATTATGCAAAACTAATTTCATCTAATAACACCAATATTGCGCAGAATGGAGAAACCCATCCAGATTTGGACATGAAGTCAAACAGTATAGTATTCTTGAGGAAAATTAGTAAATCCTTAAAAGTAGAATCCGTATTAGGCATACT
This Candidatus Nitrosocosmicus oleophilus DNA region includes the following protein-coding sequences:
- a CDS encoding TMEM175 family protein, yielding MSTKAFTPRIRLEHVIAFSDAVFAFAITLMALTIDIPGLSSNLTETQLVESLFEMSSQVESYVLSFFIIALFWVSYHQVFNHIKDSYLSMVYLNLLFLLLITLLSISTSLVINFDSYRVAYLIYYGVVIAASTLLVVIWWYAIRINAVGENLHPLFKKGLFTQLLILPLVFLLSIVVSFINLNVAQYFWLIIIPLSIYIRHKFKH
- a CDS encoding helix-turn-helix domain-containing protein; the protein is MKILTKSEKKELVIKLYKDEKTYKEIAKMVRISPRDIGKIIKEYTGEKTVFYTKPITSKAYSLLLKGKSPTQVAIKLDLNYEDIRRIYSQYLSLQEMRSVETIYTNYKDYLPRILQIIDSLKSGEITIEELVEFCKYVQDIPTLEHRRAELQHKVNILSLKTDPS
- a CDS encoding copper resistance D family protein, which translates into the protein MISMKSFVSFSLIIAILYTLSFVSPIALAQEEQDDTFSSDASTESVTSTYDAVLKAVLVISQVALIGLIFNHLILQRCFRNNKKAQENNIRQFVSTSSSHTSRKLTLLLLICCISIIVFSSGIIILSSYELAQNLELDIPSAFWIIYSTPVGDVWMMRIVTSAAIVGILIIHLIMIRRNINKKKRLNQEQGQDPNQITFIYGKLTQILLISIVVLSSFNLYSNSMVSHSNSLDSFSSLAVSVDWIHFMSVSIWIGGLFYLTVFFTKRNFITMDQINSIDTNGVSPSSDKRILEQMTQSLMYFSFIAVTAISVIGITGLYLAFVHLQNLSSLITSVYGLILIVKLSLAFPMIFIGRYNQVKIYNYAKLISSNNTNIAQNGETHPDLDMKSNSIVFLRKISKSLKVESVLGILILIAASFLSVTSPPSLESMDQNLNHSNLGVQSSSGIFTSTLTLLYLVIFLSIMISIFGIINFKKNQKQICEVASPSTAQSAENG